The DNA region TTTTAAAGGTATTTGCTCCAGTGATGTTTCCAATTACTCTATTATTGGGGTTTTATAATACATTAACAGGACATTTATATCCTGGTGGTGGTTTTAATTCTGGGATTATACTTGGAACGGGAGTCCTTTCTTTGACACTTATAAAAAAATATGAAGATATAGAAGATATATTTGAAAAATCAAAAATAGAAGAAATCAAAGTTTTAATGCCTTTATTTATAATAGTGTATGGAGTGGTAGGAAAAATATTTTTCGGAGAGTATTTTATCAATTTTTTTCCAAAATTTCAACCAGGTAGTATTTTTAGTGGTGGAAGTGCCATTATGCTGAATTCGTTTATAGCTTTTGAAGTTTTTGGAGGTTCATGGACCATTCTTTATCAATTTATAAAGCACAGGGGGTTGCTTTAATGAGGATATATTTTATATATGCTTATATAGTTTTGTTTTTGGGACTATTAGGTATAATTATAAAAAAGGATTTAATAATGAAATTATTTTTTTTGAGTATATTTCAATCAGGAGTTTTATTATTCTTTATTTTTCTGGGATATGATGAAAATATTCCTATTATAATGTCTAATATTATACTTAAAAATGCTGATCCATTGATACACTCATTTTTGTTAACTGTAATTGTTATAGGCTTTGCAACAATATCACTATCTTTAGTATATATAATGATTTTAGCAGAAAATTTCAAAACTCATAATGTAGATATAATTGAAGAGGAGTTAGAAAAATAATGGCAATATTATTAATAATATTTCCTATTTCTTTGGGAATTTTAGCTTATCTTTTTAAAGAGCATCATAAGAAGATTGGATATATTACTTATATAATTTTATTAACCTTAAATACATATTTAACTTTTTTTGGTAAAGAAGAAAGAATATTTCCAGGTGGATGGAATCGATTAAAAGGAATAGAAATATATTTTCCAAAAGAAATGTATGTAGTAGCCTTCTTTTTTAATATTATGATGTTTATTATTTATTGGCGTTCTGCACGAAGACATAACA from Marinitoga sp. 1197 includes:
- the mbhE gene encoding hydrogen gas-evolving membrane-bound hydrogenase subunit E, with amino-acid sequence MKKIIISLIAILILFFILYEETPREFVKNPNYNINILSENGSLNMVSAIVLDYRFYDTFFEILVFTVTIIGISYFMKFFQPAKTQFSEPSVVLKVFAPVMFPITLLLGFYNTLTGHLYPGGGFNSGIILGTGVLSLTLIKKYEDIEDIFEKSKIEEIKVLMPLFIIVYGVVGKIFFGEYFINFFPKFQPGSIFSGGSAIMLNSFIAFEVFGGSWTILYQFIKHRGLL
- a CDS encoding cation:proton antiporter subunit C produces the protein MRIYFIYAYIVLFLGLLGIIIKKDLIMKLFFLSIFQSGVLLFFIFLGYDENIPIIMSNIILKNADPLIHSFLLTVIVIGFATISLSLVYIMILAENFKTHNVDIIEEELEK